A genome region from Rhodohalobacter mucosus includes the following:
- a CDS encoding sensor histidine kinase — protein MKQLLLFIAAFLFLLPNVAEGQVLPFTHYTPGNELNPLPSAEVTQVYQDSQGYIWFAIYSSGVARYDGVSLETYGLDDGLADLYAWDITEDPAGRLWVSSNAGIVVTEKPIGSYETGEKVHFTRKIGDTELVNVAVNHNRLTSDNDGAIWVGTESLGLIRYQFASSERVVSDTISTTGNHSDQNLAVRSLVARSDGSVWAAILGGELLKIRDGEVTDIYSTGSPLNINSLFESPDGTLWGGEQSGSVWKLNEDPEEPEFIFSNSISTSNIPGITSASDGTLWISSEGSGLQNIDPVTGQLIASYTRANGLLSEVIYNVIEDRENNIWVAQSGGVSKLRYNYKAFKNFTAISYAGERPVLPSASVNSVLPSSDQSNPCRIWAGTSEGGVACIDENFSSQYIQLEDGLSGSWVNGLAYDPSGRVWMGTNRGLNSLSFPGTSPLEEAVSSNEISVFDTPSVMSSYRANSILAVDKLLIREKPGEEATIESIWFPAYQAVYSVIGDKLYALDMESGLPPAIFHSTAFDDEGFLWVGTRDRGIYRSIEPLTLETLVQNERSDQPTILFEPWWSADTGAPSNQIEKMLWHSGSMWVGTPVGLAVVDAKTKNINRLITTANGLSANNVTSFAESPVTGNIWAGTNQGLAEIESQSGRVLDTVTRLDGLVDNEVWYYGSVQFDSDGNLYFGTAKGISRYNPAADIKNDMPPGLKLTNFTSENIEGEKNEFVFEYAALSFSNERQIRYQTRLLGFYNEWSPLKSDTRINYTNLSAYFFPKAYTFEAVAVNENGVRSAEPLSYTFMVNPPAALSWWAFLIYFTVIGLGIFGVDRVQRARLLKKEREAAYIRETELKAEAAIAKSNAAESQAKALQAENDLKAAELEKARELEIAYHELKSTQKRLIQAEKMASLGRLSTGIAHEIKNPLNFINNFSEISRELVDELKTAIENSDQDEIEYILKSLSFNTQKIDEHGKRADSIVKSMMQHSRGGKGEFENSDLNQIIQKFTELAYHGKKSQISGLDVVIHTELDHSIPPVSIIPQKIGQVLQNILENAIDSTWTHRKNLNGEYTPEIHVLSRSNDTHVEIVISDNGPGISGTIREKIFEPFFTTKPTGEGTGLGLSLSYNFITEIHNGKLELAESDLGGAAFIISLPIGNKNIGA, from the coding sequence ATGAAACAACTCCTGCTTTTCATCGCAGCATTTCTATTCCTATTGCCTAATGTGGCGGAAGGGCAGGTACTTCCGTTTACACATTATACTCCGGGAAATGAGTTAAATCCGCTCCCATCTGCTGAGGTAACGCAGGTTTACCAGGATAGCCAGGGCTATATCTGGTTTGCTATTTATTCATCGGGTGTTGCCCGTTACGACGGAGTAAGCCTGGAAACGTATGGATTGGATGATGGTCTCGCCGATTTATATGCATGGGACATTACAGAGGATCCCGCCGGCAGGCTCTGGGTAAGTTCCAATGCGGGAATCGTGGTAACTGAAAAGCCGATAGGAAGCTATGAAACCGGAGAAAAAGTCCATTTCACCCGGAAAATAGGTGATACAGAGCTGGTGAATGTTGCTGTAAACCACAACCGGCTTACTTCTGATAATGACGGGGCCATTTGGGTGGGTACGGAAAGCCTGGGATTGATACGTTATCAATTTGCCTCTTCAGAACGTGTGGTATCGGATACCATATCGACAACAGGGAATCATTCCGATCAAAACCTTGCGGTCCGTTCACTTGTTGCAAGAAGTGACGGTTCCGTATGGGCAGCTATACTGGGCGGGGAATTATTAAAAATCCGCGACGGCGAAGTTACCGATATTTACTCAACGGGTTCACCATTAAACATTAACTCCCTTTTTGAAAGTCCGGATGGAACCCTTTGGGGTGGAGAACAGTCTGGAAGTGTTTGGAAATTGAATGAAGACCCTGAAGAGCCTGAGTTCATTTTTTCAAACTCAATTTCCACAAGCAATATTCCCGGCATCACCTCGGCTTCAGACGGCACGCTCTGGATATCTTCAGAAGGCTCCGGATTACAGAATATTGACCCTGTAACAGGACAATTAATCGCATCCTATACCCGGGCCAATGGCCTTCTTAGTGAGGTTATCTACAATGTAATTGAAGACCGGGAAAATAATATCTGGGTTGCACAGTCCGGCGGGGTTTCAAAACTCAGATATAATTACAAAGCGTTTAAAAACTTCACCGCCATATCCTATGCCGGTGAAAGACCTGTGCTTCCGTCTGCATCCGTAAACAGCGTTCTTCCATCATCAGACCAATCCAATCCATGCCGTATCTGGGCAGGCACCTCTGAAGGAGGGGTAGCCTGTATCGATGAAAATTTTTCTTCGCAATATATCCAGCTCGAGGACGGGCTATCCGGAAGCTGGGTAAACGGCCTGGCGTATGACCCGTCCGGCAGGGTCTGGATGGGAACAAACAGGGGCCTGAACAGCCTCTCATTCCCGGGTACAAGCCCGCTTGAAGAGGCTGTATCAAGCAATGAAATCTCTGTTTTTGACACACCATCAGTGATGTCGTCTTACCGGGCGAACAGTATTCTGGCCGTAGATAAACTTTTAATCCGTGAGAAACCTGGAGAAGAAGCGACTATTGAAAGTATCTGGTTCCCTGCCTATCAGGCCGTTTACAGCGTGATTGGTGACAAGCTTTATGCCCTGGACATGGAATCCGGCTTGCCTCCGGCCATATTCCATTCCACTGCTTTTGACGATGAAGGATTTCTGTGGGTTGGCACAAGAGATCGGGGTATTTATCGGAGTATTGAACCTCTTACGCTGGAAACACTGGTTCAAAATGAGAGATCAGATCAGCCAACCATACTTTTTGAACCGTGGTGGTCTGCTGATACAGGTGCACCATCGAACCAGATTGAAAAAATGCTTTGGCATTCAGGATCTATGTGGGTAGGCACTCCCGTGGGATTGGCCGTTGTTGATGCCAAAACAAAGAATATAAATCGGCTTATTACAACAGCCAACGGGCTCAGCGCAAATAATGTCACCAGTTTTGCTGAGTCTCCTGTTACAGGCAATATCTGGGCCGGCACCAACCAGGGCCTTGCCGAAATTGAAAGTCAGTCAGGCAGGGTATTGGATACCGTTACCCGGCTTGACGGACTGGTAGATAATGAAGTTTGGTATTACGGATCTGTTCAATTCGATTCAGATGGAAACCTCTATTTTGGAACCGCCAAAGGAATCTCCCGGTACAACCCTGCCGCCGATATAAAAAACGATATGCCACCGGGACTCAAGCTGACCAATTTCACATCAGAAAATATTGAGGGGGAAAAAAATGAATTTGTTTTTGAGTATGCAGCACTCAGTTTCAGCAATGAGAGGCAGATCCGGTATCAGACCCGGCTGCTTGGTTTTTACAACGAGTGGTCTCCTTTAAAATCCGATACAAGAATCAATTACACGAATCTCTCTGCTTACTTTTTCCCAAAAGCCTATACCTTCGAGGCCGTTGCAGTAAACGAAAATGGTGTCCGTTCGGCCGAACCGCTCTCCTATACGTTTATGGTAAACCCTCCCGCGGCATTAAGCTGGTGGGCGTTCCTGATCTATTTTACCGTAATTGGCCTTGGCATATTCGGTGTTGACCGTGTACAGCGTGCTCGCCTGCTCAAAAAGGAGAGGGAAGCAGCTTATATACGGGAAACCGAATTGAAGGCTGAAGCCGCTATTGCCAAATCCAATGCCGCTGAATCTCAGGCTAAAGCCCTTCAGGCCGAGAATGATCTAAAAGCTGCAGAACTTGAAAAAGCACGTGAACTTGAAATCGCCTATCATGAACTGAAATCGACCCAAAAGCGTCTCATCCAGGCCGAAAAAATGGCCTCATTGGGCAGGTTGTCAACCGGTATAGCTCATGAAATCAAAAACCCGCTAAACTTTATAAATAATTTCTCCGAAATATCGAGAGAACTTGTTGACGAGTTAAAAACCGCGATTGAAAATAGTGACCAGGATGAAATAGAATACATTCTGAAGAGCCTATCGTTTAACACCCAGAAGATAGATGAACATGGAAAACGGGCTGACTCTATAGTAAAATCCATGATGCAGCATTCACGCGGAGGCAAGGGTGAGTTTGAAAATTCAGATCTGAACCAGATTATTCAGAAGTTTACTGAACTGGCCTATCATGGGAAGAAATCTCAAATCTCAGGCCTGGATGTTGTCATTCACACAGAGCTCGATCATTCTATTCCACCTGTATCCATAATCCCTCAAAAAATAGGTCAGGTACTTCAGAATATCCTTGAAAATGCGATTGACTCCACCTGGACACACCGGAAGAACCTGAACGGTGAATACACACCGGAAATCCATGTGCTGAGCCGCAGTAACGACACACATGTCGAAATCGTTATTTCAGATAACGGACCGGGAATATCGGGCACCATTCGCGAGAAAATTTTTGAGCCCTTTTTTACAACCAAGCCAACCGGTGAGGGGACCGGCCTGGGCTTAAGCCTGAGCTATAATTTTATTACAGAAATCCATAATGGAAAACTTGAACTGGCTGAATCTGATCTCGGAGGAGCAGCATTTATAATCAGTTTACCGATCGGCAATAAAAATATCGGTGCTTGA
- a CDS encoding SPOR domain-containing protein produces MVKKYSTDKALAAVFAVCSFLLIPAISGAQYSSDYSRFSISLQGGVTLGYPEDVNRVFGSNYNLFTQPSNNFGADIQYAISPLWTTGFGYRFNSVEGLEDGGFNTRIHSVVFKNILNFNRIFRRNRASEWLNPYLILGLEHDFFQYRLDDTRISGNESALLGGLGLSARLHHRFELFSQYEVKLSNNKLDNMNQGFPFDQVGMVTAGIRIKLGSRDSKPLRLAPPVKFLTDAEYEHFLMQSEQFFAANEEIEAQRRKLEALEASFAENDQSFEQRLNEQQAFALYLEERINGLDQRVTQLENRPSEDAIALERGLRNQVPAGHYVQVFASRSEQSAFRVKEQFHDLIREAVENPDESVFVIRRGNYHEVLIGTFYRFEDAAVVHRIAVNRFDDAFVITFPRPLHLKDAYEGTEIVWDTQSISSLSR; encoded by the coding sequence ATGGTAAAAAAGTATAGTACAGACAAAGCGCTGGCCGCCGTTTTTGCGGTATGTTCATTTCTGCTAATTCCGGCAATTTCAGGAGCACAATACAGTTCCGATTACAGCCGGTTCAGCATTTCGCTGCAGGGAGGCGTTACGCTTGGCTACCCGGAAGACGTGAATCGCGTATTTGGCAGCAACTACAACCTGTTCACGCAGCCCAGCAACAATTTCGGCGCCGATATTCAATATGCTATCTCACCACTCTGGACTACCGGCTTCGGATATCGCTTTAATTCAGTTGAAGGACTGGAAGATGGCGGGTTCAATACCAGGATTCACTCGGTAGTTTTCAAAAACATACTTAATTTCAATCGTATCTTCCGGCGGAACCGGGCTTCCGAGTGGCTGAACCCTTACCTGATTCTGGGCCTGGAACATGATTTTTTTCAATACCGGCTGGATGATACGCGGATATCGGGAAACGAATCGGCACTCCTGGGCGGTCTCGGGCTGTCGGCCCGCTTGCACCACAGATTTGAGCTCTTCTCACAGTACGAAGTCAAGCTGTCGAATAATAAGCTCGACAACATGAATCAGGGTTTCCCATTCGACCAGGTTGGGATGGTTACCGCTGGAATCCGCATCAAGCTGGGAAGCCGTGATTCCAAACCCTTGCGGCTTGCTCCACCCGTCAAATTCCTGACCGATGCGGAATACGAACACTTTCTGATGCAAAGCGAACAGTTCTTTGCCGCCAATGAAGAGATTGAAGCACAGCGCAGAAAACTGGAAGCGCTCGAAGCCTCATTCGCTGAAAACGACCAATCCTTTGAACAGCGATTGAATGAACAGCAAGCGTTCGCTCTTTACCTTGAAGAACGGATCAACGGGCTGGATCAGCGGGTTACACAGCTGGAAAACAGACCTTCAGAAGATGCCATTGCGCTAGAGCGCGGATTGCGAAACCAGGTTCCGGCCGGCCACTATGTTCAGGTATTCGCCTCCAGAAGTGAGCAGTCAGCGTTCAGGGTGAAAGAGCAATTTCATGATCTTATCAGGGAAGCGGTGGAAAATCCTGATGAAAGCGTGTTTGTGATCAGGCGTGGCAACTATCATGAAGTCCTGATCGGCACATTTTACCGGTTTGAGGATGCCGCTGTTGTTCACAGGATTGCAGTAAACAGATTTGATGATGCATTTGTGATTACCTTTCCGCGGCCGCTGCACCTTAAAGACGCCTACGAGGGAACTGAAATCGTTTGGGATACGCAGAGTATTTCTTCCCTCAGCCGATAG
- the hutU gene encoding urocanate hydratase, with amino-acid sequence MNKPMKNIRAYTGKQLHCKGWHQEAALRMLMNNLDPDVAERPEELIVYGGGGKAARNWECYHRITETLKRLENDETLLIQSGKPVGVFRTHEEAPRVLIANAHLVPRWATWEEFRKLDKMGLTMYGQMTAGSWIYIGSQGIVQGTYETFAECARQHFDGSLRGKLVVSAGLGGMGGAQPLAATMNGAAFLGIEVDESRIDMRINTGYCDVKCTSLDEAIEKVVEAKEKGEALSVGLLGNVAEVLPELMEREVIPDVLTDQTSAHDLRLGYIPAGYSLQEAAEKRENDPEGYESDVLDSMEVHVRTMLKMQEKGAVTFDYGNNLRGQVADRRGMQEAFDFPGFVPAYIRPLFCRGSGPFRWAALSGDPEDIAVTDKAILETFPEKEALRRWIRQAQEKIHFQGLPARICWLEYGERAEMGLRFNWLVKKGKVKAPIVIGRDHLDTGSVASPNRETEAMKDGSDAIADWPLLNAMLNTASGASWVSLHHGGGVGIGYSIHAGMVCVADGTDMAGRRLERVLTNDPGTGVMRHADAGYELAGQVARERGVDLPMKEDK; translated from the coding sequence ATGAATAAGCCGATGAAAAATATCCGGGCATATACCGGAAAACAGCTTCACTGCAAAGGATGGCACCAGGAAGCAGCTCTCAGAATGCTCATGAACAATCTGGACCCTGATGTGGCAGAGCGTCCGGAAGAGCTGATTGTATACGGAGGCGGCGGCAAGGCGGCAAGGAACTGGGAGTGCTACCACCGAATAACAGAAACGCTTAAACGCCTTGAGAATGACGAAACGCTCCTGATCCAGAGCGGGAAACCGGTTGGTGTTTTTCGCACTCACGAAGAGGCACCGCGGGTTTTGATTGCCAATGCACACCTGGTGCCGCGCTGGGCAACGTGGGAGGAGTTCAGGAAGCTGGATAAAATGGGCCTCACCATGTATGGCCAAATGACGGCCGGATCGTGGATCTACATCGGTTCGCAGGGCATTGTGCAGGGTACCTATGAAACCTTTGCAGAGTGCGCGCGACAGCATTTTGACGGTTCATTGAGGGGGAAGCTGGTGGTTTCTGCCGGCCTGGGCGGTATGGGGGGTGCACAGCCGCTGGCGGCCACGATGAACGGAGCCGCATTCCTGGGAATCGAGGTGGATGAGTCTCGCATCGATATGCGGATCAATACCGGGTACTGTGATGTGAAATGCACAAGCCTGGATGAGGCGATTGAGAAGGTGGTTGAGGCGAAGGAAAAGGGTGAAGCCCTGTCTGTCGGTCTGCTCGGAAACGTAGCAGAGGTTCTGCCTGAATTGATGGAGAGGGAAGTCATACCCGATGTTCTCACCGACCAGACATCGGCCCACGACCTGCGTCTGGGGTATATCCCGGCCGGTTATTCGTTGCAGGAGGCAGCTGAAAAGCGCGAAAATGATCCGGAAGGTTATGAAAGTGACGTGCTCGACTCGATGGAGGTTCACGTTCGAACCATGCTCAAAATGCAGGAAAAGGGTGCTGTTACTTTTGATTATGGCAATAATCTGCGCGGACAGGTAGCCGACCGGCGCGGGATGCAAGAGGCGTTCGATTTTCCGGGATTTGTGCCGGCTTATATTCGGCCGCTGTTTTGCAGGGGCTCAGGACCATTTCGCTGGGCTGCCTTATCGGGCGACCCGGAGGATATCGCCGTTACCGATAAGGCCATTCTCGAAACTTTCCCGGAGAAAGAAGCTCTCAGGCGATGGATACGCCAGGCTCAGGAGAAAATTCATTTTCAGGGCCTTCCGGCGCGTATTTGCTGGCTGGAGTATGGCGAGCGTGCCGAAATGGGCCTCAGGTTCAATTGGCTTGTGAAAAAAGGAAAAGTAAAAGCTCCCATTGTCATCGGTCGCGACCATCTTGACACAGGATCCGTAGCGTCACCAAACCGCGAAACGGAAGCAATGAAAGACGGCTCCGACGCTATTGCCGACTGGCCGCTTCTGAACGCCATGCTCAATACCGCAAGCGGAGCCAGCTGGGTGAGCCTGCACCACGGCGGCGGTGTGGGTATCGGCTACAGTATTCACGCCGGGATGGTCTGCGTGGCTGATGGTACCGATATGGCCGGACGCCGGCTGGAACGGGTACTGACCAACGACCCGGGGACAGGTGTGATGAGGCATGCTGATGCGGGATATGAACTTGCCGGACAGGTGGCGCGGGAGAGGGGTGTCGATCTGCCTATGAAAGAGGATAAATAA
- a CDS encoding DUF456 domain-containing protein has protein sequence MDIILVIIGAVLILFGIAGAFLPVVPGLPFSYLGLLVLQFSSAHPFGVMFFVYWALVVVVVMSLENIMPAVGARRFGGSREGIIGCLAGAVVGLFFFPPFGIVIGPIVGAFLGELTTGKTSNMALQSAIGSFIGFFVGTVIKVVTALIMAWYFFTNLP, from the coding sequence ATGGATATCATACTTGTCATCATTGGCGCTGTTCTGATCCTGTTCGGAATAGCCGGGGCATTTTTGCCGGTCGTACCGGGACTGCCTTTTAGCTATCTGGGACTTCTGGTCCTTCAGTTTTCGTCAGCCCATCCTTTTGGCGTGATGTTTTTTGTTTACTGGGCATTGGTGGTCGTGGTTGTTATGAGCCTGGAAAATATCATGCCTGCAGTGGGTGCCAGGCGGTTTGGCGGCTCCAGGGAGGGGATTATCGGATGTCTGGCCGGTGCAGTGGTCGGGCTTTTCTTTTTCCCGCCTTTTGGTATCGTTATCGGACCGATTGTAGGCGCCTTCCTGGGAGAGCTCACAACCGGCAAGACCTCTAATATGGCGCTGCAGTCAGCAATAGGTTCATTTATCGGCTTTTTTGTAGGTACGGTAATCAAGGTGGTTACCGCACTTATTATGGCCTGGTATTTCTTCACGAACCTCCCCTGA
- a CDS encoding 6-phosphofructokinase: MANVNTKKGVIGILTGGGDVPGLNPAIRAVTIRAIREGYKVIGIRRGWGGMIDIIRDKNADNSLNYIELNTDIVNKAGRTGGTFLHTSRTNPSRVRKDNVPDHLKDSYSDEVNDLTPDVLKNLEFLGIDTLIPIGGDDTLSYAVRLHEEGANVVAIPKTMDNDVPGTDYCIGFSTCVTRTIHLANILRTPAGSHERFLVMEVFGRYAGFTAMLPTMAGAAHRCVIPEYKFDMEHLTEVLTEDRNQNPSKYSMVLVSEGAMFDGGEMIFENSKTDAYGHKKLGGIGDLVSEELQRLSPKFNNGHEIRIVNQKLGYMVRGGDPDAIDSIVPMAFGNLALDLILAGVYGRLVVLSNGRYSNIPIEIVTSRNKVVNVEKHYNTERLRPFYNSFENQPLFIMASEMAKN; encoded by the coding sequence ATGGCTAATGTAAATACCAAAAAAGGTGTAATAGGAATTTTAACAGGCGGCGGAGACGTACCGGGATTAAATCCCGCAATTCGGGCAGTCACCATACGTGCGATTCGTGAAGGATACAAAGTTATCGGCATTCGCCGGGGCTGGGGCGGTATGATTGATATCATCCGCGACAAGAATGCTGACAACAGCCTGAATTATATAGAACTGAACACTGATATCGTTAATAAAGCGGGCCGTACAGGAGGCACCTTTCTGCATACCTCGCGAACCAATCCAAGCCGGGTGAGAAAAGATAATGTGCCCGATCATCTGAAGGATTCTTATTCCGATGAAGTGAACGACCTGACACCGGACGTTCTGAAAAATCTTGAATTCCTCGGCATCGACACGCTGATACCCATCGGCGGTGACGACACATTGAGTTATGCTGTTCGCCTTCATGAAGAGGGAGCCAATGTTGTTGCCATCCCCAAAACCATGGATAATGATGTGCCAGGCACCGACTACTGTATCGGATTCAGTACCTGCGTAACACGTACCATTCACCTTGCCAACATCCTCCGCACTCCCGCAGGATCGCACGAACGGTTTTTGGTTATGGAAGTATTCGGACGATACGCCGGCTTCACCGCAATGCTGCCAACGATGGCCGGAGCCGCACACAGATGCGTTATACCTGAGTACAAGTTTGATATGGAACACCTTACGGAGGTGCTCACTGAAGACCGAAACCAGAATCCGAGTAAGTACTCCATGGTGCTTGTATCGGAAGGCGCCATGTTTGACGGGGGTGAAATGATCTTTGAAAACAGCAAAACGGATGCCTATGGCCATAAAAAACTGGGCGGTATCGGTGATCTGGTGTCTGAAGAGCTGCAGCGCCTTTCACCGAAATTCAACAATGGTCATGAGATTCGTATCGTAAACCAGAAACTGGGCTACATGGTGCGTGGAGGTGATCCCGACGCCATTGACTCGATCGTGCCTATGGCGTTTGGAAACCTGGCTCTCGACCTTATCCTGGCCGGTGTATACGGACGCCTCGTGGTACTGAGCAACGGACGATACAGCAATATTCCGATTGAAATTGTGACCAGCCGGAATAAAGTGGTCAATGTGGAGAAACACTACAATACGGAACGTCTGCGGCCATTCTATAACAGCTTTGAAAATCAGCCGCTCTTCATCATGGCAAGCGAGATGGCAAAAAACTGA
- the hutH gene encoding histidine ammonia-lyase, with protein MDIRVHIRSLYKDLSASVGYLRENSEKVRDSRTVVEKALEDGNTYYGINTGFGALAGKRVNGEDLKQLQRNLLLSHSVGVGNPVPKEISRLMLQLKVHALSLGYSGISGKTFNRLLQLLEHDLIPVIPEKGSVGASGDLAPLAHMSLPLIGLGEFWTTDGSGTEHAETVLARYGLDPVELQPKDGLSLINGTQLMSAYGAYVAEKSFHLLKMADLVAAMSLEALQGSITPFDQRIHDVRPHPGQKIVAENVRSLLLKSEILESHRHCGKVQDPYCLRCIPQVHGASRDAIDYAAEVIEREINSVTDNPLIFPDGDILSGGNFHGQPLALVLDFAKIALAEIASISERRTYLLLEGHDGLPELLMQETGINSGFMIPQYTAAALVSENKVLCHPSSVDSIPTSLGQEDHVSMGSISAIHLLRVFENLEQVLGIELFTASQALDFRKPLRPGRGVEIAHNYIRQQIPHAVKDQYFRDDISKAVAEIRRSEIIEMMDREHIALN; from the coding sequence ATGGATATCAGGGTTCATATCAGATCGCTCTACAAGGATTTGTCAGCATCGGTTGGGTACCTCAGAGAGAATTCCGAAAAAGTGAGGGATTCAAGAACCGTGGTGGAAAAAGCCCTTGAAGACGGCAATACCTACTATGGTATCAATACGGGGTTCGGAGCGTTGGCAGGTAAACGGGTAAATGGCGAGGATCTGAAACAGCTTCAGCGGAATCTGCTGCTTTCTCATTCGGTTGGGGTTGGCAACCCTGTTCCAAAGGAGATTAGCCGCCTGATGCTTCAGCTTAAGGTGCATGCCCTCTCTCTGGGTTATTCGGGAATCTCCGGAAAAACTTTTAACCGCCTGCTTCAACTCCTGGAACATGACTTAATCCCTGTAATCCCTGAAAAAGGCAGCGTAGGTGCATCCGGCGATCTTGCGCCTCTGGCCCATATGTCGCTGCCCCTGATCGGACTCGGGGAGTTCTGGACCACAGATGGTTCGGGTACCGAACATGCGGAAACGGTTCTGGCCCGGTACGGACTGGATCCCGTGGAGCTTCAGCCAAAGGACGGTCTTTCACTCATCAACGGCACCCAGCTGATGAGCGCATATGGTGCGTATGTCGCGGAGAAGTCTTTTCACCTGCTCAAAATGGCGGACCTTGTCGCGGCGATGAGTCTTGAAGCGCTCCAGGGTAGTATTACTCCTTTCGATCAGCGCATACATGACGTTCGTCCGCATCCGGGGCAAAAAATTGTAGCTGAAAATGTACGCAGCCTGCTTCTGAAGAGTGAGATCCTGGAGTCTCACCGCCATTGCGGAAAGGTGCAGGATCCGTACTGCCTGAGGTGCATACCGCAGGTACACGGCGCCAGTCGTGATGCCATTGATTATGCAGCTGAGGTAATAGAGAGGGAAATCAATTCCGTAACGGACAATCCGCTGATTTTTCCGGACGGAGATATTCTGAGCGGCGGTAATTTTCACGGTCAGCCCCTGGCGCTGGTACTCGACTTTGCAAAGATTGCACTTGCTGAAATTGCAAGTATTTCCGAACGACGGACCTATTTGCTTCTGGAGGGGCACGATGGGCTTCCGGAGCTGCTGATGCAGGAAACGGGTATCAACAGCGGATTCATGATTCCACAATACACCGCGGCTGCTCTCGTATCCGAAAATAAGGTGCTGTGCCATCCCTCATCCGTAGATTCCATACCCACCAGCCTGGGCCAGGAAGACCACGTGAGTATGGGCAGCATCAGTGCCATCCACCTGCTAAGGGTATTTGAAAATCTGGAGCAGGTTCTGGGTATAGAACTTTTTACGGCTTCACAGGCCCTCGATTTCAGGAAGCCGCTCAGGCCCGGCCGGGGCGTTGAAATTGCCCATAACTACATCCGGCAGCAGATCCCTCATGCCGTAAAAGACCAATATTTCAGAGACGATATCAGCAAGGCAGTGGCTGAGATCAGAAGATCCGAAATTATTGAGATGATGGACCGTGAACATATAGCATTGAATTAA
- the hutI gene encoding imidazolonepropionase: protein MPVLKNISTLYSCSLMGKQADIHPLHRAALVWNDSRIEWVGEESDLPAEYSSSNEVIDAGGNIVIPGLIDCHTHLCFGGWRADEYEKRLSGVSYLEIAKAGGGILSTVKETRHATEDELYIKASAMLDEMIESGVTSVECKSGYGLSTEEELKQLRVYRRLAEEKSVSIVSTFLGAHTIPPEYRDDRKAYVDLLINEMIPAVAGQKLAAFCDIFVEDSAFTIPEARRILENAKSAGLKLKVHADQLTTGGGAELAADLGAVSADHLERVSDKGIRRMQEADVVAVSLPIASLYTWQPYLNCRRLADAGVAVAVATDFNPGSAPCYDLPLAMMLACNHGRLTPAESLKGATIYAAKAIGLESITGSLETGKRADFNILAAPDINHWIYHFKRKPPIRTFASGTEIKRT from the coding sequence ATGCCGGTACTTAAAAATATCTCTACTCTGTATAGTTGCAGCTTAATGGGAAAGCAGGCTGATATACATCCACTTCACCGTGCCGCACTTGTTTGGAATGACTCACGGATTGAATGGGTCGGGGAAGAGAGCGACCTTCCTGCAGAGTACAGTTCGTCAAATGAGGTAATCGATGCGGGCGGAAACATTGTGATACCGGGGCTGATCGACTGCCACACTCACCTCTGTTTTGGAGGGTGGCGTGCAGATGAGTATGAGAAACGGCTGAGCGGGGTGTCGTATCTGGAGATAGCTAAAGCGGGAGGCGGTATCCTCTCTACGGTTAAAGAGACAAGGCATGCGACAGAAGATGAACTCTATATAAAAGCATCCGCCATGCTTGATGAAATGATCGAGAGCGGCGTAACGTCTGTAGAGTGCAAAAGCGGGTACGGGCTTTCAACAGAAGAGGAGCTTAAGCAGCTCCGGGTTTACAGACGCCTTGCAGAGGAAAAATCTGTGTCGATTGTTTCTACCTTTCTGGGAGCGCACACGATACCTCCCGAGTACAGGGATGACAGAAAAGCCTATGTAGACCTGCTCATCAATGAAATGATTCCCGCAGTGGCCGGTCAAAAACTGGCTGCATTTTGTGACATCTTTGTTGAAGATTCAGCATTCACAATCCCCGAAGCGAGGAGAATACTTGAAAACGCAAAAAGCGCAGGACTGAAGCTGAAAGTTCATGCCGATCAGCTTACAACAGGCGGAGGAGCGGAGCTTGCAGCCGACCTGGGTGCAGTTAGTGCCGACCACCTCGAACGGGTATCCGATAAGGGGATCCGCAGAATGCAGGAGGCGGATGTGGTGGCCGTATCCCTTCCCATCGCTTCACTCTACACCTGGCAGCCATACCTGAATTGCCGCCGATTGGCAGATGCGGGTGTTGCCGTGGCTGTTGCAACTGACTTCAATCCCGGTTCAGCACCCTGCTACGATCTGCCCCTTGCCATGATGCTGGCCTGCAACCATGGGCGCCTCACACCGGCAGAGTCGCTGAAGGGAGCAACTATTTATGCAGCAAAGGCAATCGGCCTGGAAAGCATTACCGGTTCGCTGGAAACCGGAAAACGAGCCGACTTCAATATTCTGGCTGCTCCGGACATCAATCACTGGATCTATCATTTCAAACGTAAGCCTCCTATTCGTACCTTTGCATCCGGAACTGAGATTAAAAGAACGTAA